In the genome of Streptomyces sp. 846.5, the window TGCTGGCCGGCGAGGGCCTGGTGGCCGGTGCCGGTCGGCCGCTCGGCTGGGTCAGGGGGTGGGCGGCGAGCACCGACGTGGACTCGCTGACCTCGCCCGACATGTCGGGCCGCAATGCCTCCCGCATGATCGGCGAGGCGCTGGCGATGGCCGGCGGCAGCGTCGGCCAGGTCGGATACCTCAACGGCCACGGGTCCGGAACGCCCGTCAACGACGAGATGGAGGCGGCCGTGTACCGGGCCGCCTTCCCCGCCGGCGACGTCCCGGTCTCGGCCACGAAGGGCGCCCTGGGCCACACCCTCGGCGCCACCGGCACGGTCGAGGCGCTGGCGACCCTGCTCGCCCTGCGCGACCGGACCGTTCCGCCGACCGCCGGGCTGCGCGGCACCCATCCGCGCTGGGACGGCATCCCGGTGGTGATCGACCGTCAGCTGGCGCTGGACGAACGGCCCCTGGGCGTCAGCGTCACCTACGGCTTCGGCGGGGCCAACTCCTGCCTGGTGCTGAGCGGCGGTGCCCGATGACCCGCACCGCCGTGATAACCGGCGCCGGCGGGCTGGTCGGCTCCGAACTCACCGCGGCCCTGCTGCCGCACTTCGACCGGGTGCTCGCGCTGACCCGGGGCGAACCGGACCTGCCCGCGCTGCGGGCCGCCGTCGCCTCGGCCCGGCCGACCACCGATTCCGGGGAGCTCCGCCTGGAACGGCTGGACGCATTACGGGCCGACGCGCTCACCGAGGGGAGTCTCGCCGCGCACGGCGCCGACACGGTGGCCCAGGTCTGGAACGTCGCGGCCGAGCTCTCCTACGACAGCCGGCGGCTGCGCGAGACGGTGGACGCCAACACGGCGGCGCCGCTGCGGCTGCTGGAGCTCTGCCATCCGAAGGAACGTTTCTTCCAGGTGTCGACGGTCGGCGTCACCGGCCCCGGACAGCGCGGACTGCGACGGGTCGTCAGAGAGGAACCGCTCTGGGAGATCGACGCGGTGAACCCCTATGTCGCCTCCAAGCTCTTCGCCGAACACCTGCTGAAGGCCCGGGGGGAGCAGCTCGGGCACCCGGTCAGCTGCCTGCGGATCGGATCGGTCCTCGGGCCGAGGAACCGGGCGACCGGGCGCCGCAACAAGGCCGGCTACTTCACCCTCGCCGAGATGGCCACCCGTGCCCTGCGCACCGGGCGGCCGCTCTCGCTCGACATCGACCCGGACGGCACCCCGCCGCTGGCCCATGTCGAGGAACTGGCCGAGGCCTGCGCGGAGCTCGCCCGGCGAGCGGCCGCCGGCGCCGCCGTCCACACCCACTACCACCTCGGCGACCAGCAGCTCAGCAATCTTCGGGCGGTCGAGGCCGTCAACGCCGAACTGGGACAGGAGGTCCTGCGGATCGGCGCTCCGGTCACCGCCCTGGACCGGGCCCACGCCACCGTCAACGGCGACAACCTCGCGTTCATGGACTGCGCGTTCCGCTTCGACCGCACCGTGCTGGAGTCCCATCTGCCCGCTGCCGCCGCACCGCGTGTCGACGCGCCGTCCTACGCCGGCTTCCTGGCCCGCGAGATGCGCGCCGGGAGCGTCCGAAGCCCGAGGAGGGCGGTATGAGCAGCCCGTACACGGAGACGGCGGCACCCTGTGTGCTCGGCGCTCCCCTGACGCTGGAACCGGTGCCCGACGGGACCGGCGGCTGCTCGGCCGAGCTGGAGCTCGACCCCGGCTGGCCGATCTTCGCCGAGCACTTCCCCGGCAGGCCGATGCTGCCCGGATCGCTCACCGCCCAGCTGATGGCCACCGTGGCGGCGGCCGTGCCCGGGGCGGAGCCGGGACCACGGCCCGCCTCGCTGCGCGGGGTCCGGTTCCAGGCTCCACTGGTGCCGCCCGCCCGGATCCGGGTGACCGCGGCACCGGACCCGGCCGACGGGGACACCGTGCGGTGCCTCGTCCTGCTGCTCGGACCCGCCGGGGACACCGTCGCGGCTCGTGGGGAGGTGGTCCGGCATGGCTGAGCCGACCGCTGCCGGTCCGCCGGCATCCGACGCTCCCGGGGCACGCCCGGTCGCCATCGTCACCGGCGGCGCCCGCGGCATCGGCCGCGCCGTCGTCGAGCAGCTGGTGGGAGCCGGATTCGACGTCGAGTTCACCTATCTGACGTCGAGTGATCCGGCCGAGAAGCTGGTCGCGGCGATGGGCGGAAGGGCCCGCGCCTCCCGGGTGGACGGACGCGACCCCGACCAGGTCGCCCGGTTCGTCACGGACGTGGCCGCACGCGGCCGGCTCCAGGCGCTGGTCAACAACCAGGGCCTGACCGTGGACCGGCTGGTCTCCAAGGTGACCTGGACCGATCTGGAGGATCTGCTCGACTCCAACGTCGGCAGCGCGGTGACCTTCACCCACGCCGTCCTTCCGCACCTGATGCGCGGACGCCGGGGCGACGTGGTCTTCGTCTCCTCCCAGGCCCGGCGCAACGCCCGGGTCGGCAACACCATGTACGGGGTCTCCAAGGCGGCCCTCACCCGCTACGCCGCCAACCTCGCCCTGGAGGGCGCCAGGTTCAACGTGCTGGCCAACGTGGTGGAACCCGGCTTCGTGGAGACCGATCTGACCCGAAGCGTCCTGGAGGGCGCGGCCCGGCAGAAGTACCTGCTGGAGATCCCGCTGCGCCGGCTCACCCGGCCGCGGGACGTCGCCGAGGTGGTCGCGGCTCTGCTGCTGCGCCGCCCGTCCCTGGTCGGCGCCGTGATCCCGGTCGCCGGAGGGGCCCAGCTGTGAGCATCCGACCGCGCTCGTCCGACGAGGGGAAGCAGAGATGACCACCGCAGAACAGACCGCGGCCGTCCGGTCGACCGGACTGCTCGCGGGCCGCCGCGGGCTGGTGCTCGGTGTGGTGAACCAGCGCTCCATCGCCTGGGGAATCGCCGAGCGACTGGCCGCGGAGGGCGCCGAACTGGGGTTCACCTACCGGAGCAGATCGGCCGGGCTGTGGCTGGAACGGGCCACGCCCCGGCTCGGCGGCGCCTCCTGGCTCGGCCGCTGCGACGTCACAGACGACGCCGAACTGGCCGGACTCGGAACCGACTTCGCCCGCAGCGCGCCGGCCGGCGCGGACTCCGCCCCGACGATCGACTTCATTGTGCACGCCGTCGCCCACGGCGACCGGGAGGAGCTCGCCGGCGGGCTGGCCGCGACCAGCCGCAAGGGGTTCACCGAGTGCATGGAGTCCTCGGTGTACTCGCTGATCGGGGTCGTCCAGGCGCTGCGCCCGCATCTGTCGGAGCGGGCGAGCATCCTCACCCTCTCCTACCTCGGATCCGAGCGGGTGTGCCACGGCTACAACGTGCTGGGGGTGGCGAAGGCCGCGCTGGAGTCCTCGGCACGCTACCTGGCCGCCGAACTCGGTCCGCACGGAACCAGGGTGAACGTCCTGTCGGCCGGGCCGATGCGGACCCTGGCCACCTTCGGCCTGCCCAACTTCTCGGCGTCGCTGGCCCAGCGCGCGGAACGGAGTCCACTGGGACGGTCCATCACCACGGCGGACGTCGCCGGAACCGCGCTGTACCTGCTGAGCGACCTGTCGTCGGGCGTGACCGGGGAGACCGTGTACGTCGACGCGGGCTACCACATCATGGGCACCTGGCCGGGTGATCCCGGCGATGAGTGAACGCGACGATCCGGGGACCGGCTGGTTCCTGGGGCTGTGCGGTCCGCTCGCACTGGGGGCGGACGGCGACGGCACCGCGTCGGCACCGTACCTCCCGCCGCCGGGCTGTCCGGCGGACGCCGGAGCGGCGCTGGCCCTGGAGGCCCTGCACCAGATCGCCTGCCGACTGGCCGCCGCCGAGCGCGGGGTGGACCGCTGCGTGCCCGCCCGGCTGGTGGAGTACCGCCCGGCCGCTACCGCCGCCGATGCCGGTGCTGCGGTGGCCGGGGTGCTCCGGGCCAGGGTCCTGCGGTCCGGGCGCCTCTCGACGGTGGAGGCCTCGCTCGATTTCGGCCCCACGACCGCCCACGCAACCCTCTGCACCCAGGAAGTGAGGTGAAGGTGACCATGAGCGCACTCGTCTTCAGCGGCGTGCCCGGCGTCTACCGGCTGGACCGGATCGCGGTGCTCGCCACCCCGGGCCGGTCGGACGCGGTACGCGCCATCGTGCCGGGAACCCCGGTCACCGAGGTGCCGACGGCCACGCTCCGGGCCCGGCTCGACCCGGCGTCACGTCTGGCCGAGCTGGCGGCGGCCGCGCTCACCGCGGAGCACCCGCTCACCGGCGATCCCGGCCGGCGGGGGGTCTTCGTCGCCTCCCGCCGCGGGAACCAGGAGTCGGTCCGGCGTTTCGCCGGCTCGCTGTCGAGCGGCAGGCGAAGCCCCGTCACCTTCTCGGTGGCCGGGTACAACATCGTCGCGCAGAGCGTGGCCAGGGCGCTGCCCGCGAACGGACCCTCGGTGGTGCTGGCCGGCCGGCGGGCGAGCCTGGACGGCGCGCTGCTGCTCGGTGCGCTGCGGCTGTACTCCCGGGCGATCGACACCGCCGTGGTGGGCGTGTGCAGCTGGGAGCCGGGCGGCGACGGCGTGCTGAGCGGGGAGGGTGTGAGCGTGATGGTCACCCTGGTCCGGGCGGCCGCCCTGCCGGAAGCCGAGGAACCGCAACGGATCGACCCACGGGCCTCCTTCGCCGCCGTCCCGGCCGGGCCGCCCGAACGGGCCGGGCTCTCCTCCGAGGACGCCGCCGCGCTGCGACGGATCCGCTCCGCCTCGAGCAATGCCGCCCCGAGCAATGCCGCCCCGGGCCGAACCGTGCTGACCGGTGTGCGATGACGGCCCACTGGATCCACCCCGACGCCGAGCTGGTCGAGCACCGGGACGGCCGGACGCGCACCCTGGGCAGCGCCGACCTGCTGGAACTGGTCCGGCTGCGCGCAGAGGAGTGGAACCGGCTCGACCTCGCCCCGGCCGCGCGCGTGATCGTGGCCACCGGCAGCCGCCTCGGCACCCTGCTGGACGTCGCCGCCGCCTGGGAGGCCGGGCTGGTCCCGGTTCTGCTCTCCGACTCGCTGGCGCCGGAGAGTTGTCGCATCCTCAGCGCGCACACCGCTGCCGCCGCCGTCCGGGCGACTCCCGCGGCGGCCCGGAGCTGGGCCGGGGCAGCCGCACGAACCGTCGGCAGCAGGGATCCGGGGGCGGTGCTGCTCGACCTCCGGGGCCACCAGGCGCTCCCGGAGCAGCCCGCAGCCGACCCGCTGGGCGAACCGGCTCTCGTGCTGGCCACCTCCGGCAGCACCGGCCTGCCCAAGGCGGTCGTGCACCGCCGGTCGAGCCTGTTGCGCAACGCCGCGATGCACTGGTCGAGCGTCGGTGAGCCGGAGCCGGGCGAGCGCTATCTGCTCTCCCAGTCCCTCCACTTCTCCTCCGCGTTCGTCTGCGGCGTGCTGGGCGTGCTCGCCAGGGGTATGCAACTCTCGCTGCTGGAACCGCCGTTCTCGGTGGCGGCGTGGCGCGACGCGGCCGCGCACAGCGAGGTCACCCACACCGCGCTCACGCCGCATCTGCTGCTGCGCATCCTCTCCGCCGGGACGGGCATGCCGGGCAGTCTCCGTCAGGTCACCGTCGGGGGCGACCGGCTGGGGCGCACCGCCGTCGGCGAGCTGCGTCGCAGCGGTGTGCGGGAGGTCTTCGCCACCTACGGACTCACCGAGGCGGGTCCCCGGGTCGCCACCAACCATCTCGACGGGGACCCCGACGGCTGGGACACGCTCGGCGAACCCCTGCCGGGCGTGCGACTCCGGCTGGCGGAGCACTCCGACGGACCGGGAGAACTCCTGGTCAGCACCCCCACGGCGCAGGCCGGCCAGTACCGGGACGGAGCGTTCAGTGCCTGGCCGGAAGGGGTCGACGTGCCCACCGGCGACCTCGGCGAGCCGACCGCGGACGGCACCGTCCGACTGGTCGGACGGGCGCGCCGGGTGGCCTCGGTCTCCGGCGAGAAGGTCTACCTCGGACTGGTCGAGCGCGTGCTCGCCGAACACCCGGCGGTGGGCGCGGTCCGGGTCGACACCGACCCGGACGGCCTGCTCGCGGCCCAGGTGCTGCCCCGGAACGGCATCGACCTCGACGCGGCGGAGCTGCGGAGGTGGTGCCGCGGCCGGCTCCGCGCCGTCGAGATCCCCCACCGGCTCACGGCCGTGAGCGCGGCCGTCCAACTGACCAAATGACCCCCGCAGAGCCTGCGGAACCCGCAGCACCCGCAGAACCCGCCCAGAGAGCAGAGGATCCCATGAGCATCGCCGACTCGCCCGCCTCCACCGCGAAGCAGCCAAACGTCGTCAGCCCGACCCATCTCAACCTGCGGAAGGCCGCAGGACTGATCCGCAACGGCGGCGTGGTGGTGGCCCCGTCCGACACCAATCTGGCGCTCACCCTGGACCCCTGGAACCGCGCCGCGGTGGAGCGGGCCTTCGCCATCAAGCGCCGCCCGCCGACGTCCCCGCTCACCCTGTTCGTCCGCACCCCTCAGGAGTGGCGCGACTACACCGTCGTCCCGGAATCCCTGATCGTCCCGGTGGAGCGGCTGACCGAGGCGTTCTGGCCCGGGCCCTTCAACATCATCCTGCCCCGCAACACCCGGGTCCCCGACCATCTGGTCTGCGGGGGCCCGACCGTGGCCATCGGCTGCCTGTCCAACCCGACCATGCAGAGCCTGCTGGAGCACACCGGCGGACCGGTGGCCATGACCTCGGCCAACCTGTCGGGCCAGGCCGACGGGGTGCTGGTGGACCTGGACCTGGCCGTGGCACAGATCGGCGACTCGGTGGACATGGTCATCCGCGGCGGCAACCAGGGGACGACGGCCTCCTCCACCATCGTCACGCTGGCCGACGGCCGCTTCCGGATCCAGCGGGCCGGTGACATCACCGCGGACCAGGTGCGCGCCGCCCTGGGGGACCGGGCCGAGCTGCTGACGGACTGAGCCCACCGCAGGGCCGACACGGTGGCGGGGCGGGAGGAATGTGTCCTCCTGCCCCGCCGCCGTGTCGGTCTGCGCCCCGTCTGACGGCTGTTCAGCCGACCGCGAGCCGGGAGCCCTCGGGTCGCAGCCCGGCCATGGCCTCCGGGACCAGCAGGCTCGGCAGCAGCAGCTCCCACAGCTGGGTGATCCGGCGGCCGAGGTCCGCCCGGCCGCTGAGCACCTCCGAGATCAGCTGGATGCCGGTGAACATCCCGACGACGGCCTCGGCGGTGGAGTCGATGTCCACCTCCGCACGCAGCTGCCCGATCTCCCTCGCCTGCGCAAGAGGTCCGCGCACCGCTTCGATCCACTGCAGGTACGGCGTCGGGTCCGGGCTGGAGAAGGAACCGTACTCGATCACGAGTCGTACCGCGCCGCGTGCCACCGGATCGGTCCGCAGCCCCTCGGCGAACATGTGCGACATGTCGATGAGCGCCTGCATCCCCGGGGCGGCGTCGAAGGCCCCCTCGGTCAGCAGATGCGCCTGCTCCGCCACCACGGCCTTGGCCAGGTGCTCCTTGGAGGGGAAGTGGAAGTAGAGGGCGCCCTTGGTCACCCCGGCGGAGGCCAGGATCTGGGCCATGCTGGCGCTGGAGTACCCGTGTTCGGCGAAGACGGCGGCTGCGGCCTGGAGCACGGTCCACCGGGTCTGGATGGCTCTCTCCTGCTGTGCCATGATGCCGCCCTCTCCGTGTCGTTGGCGTTGGGGCGGCCCATTAGAAAACCGCACGGTAGGTACATTACCCCATTGTTACTGGCCCATTACCCGAAGCGGAGGATATTCCTCGCCGTCTCACCGATCGTTTTCAGCCCTGCTCGCGGGCGGTGCGGTCGGCCTCGCAGCGCTCCGCGAGGGTCTGCGCCAGCACCACCTCGGTCCCGGCCAGGCCGACCGAGCAGAACAGCGTCACCTGGTCGTCGGCGGTGCGGCCCGGGTGCGCGCCGGCCGCGGCCGCACCCAGTTCCACCGCCCCCGACGGGTCGAACAGCGAGCCACCGTCCAGGGCGGCCAACTGCGCCCGGGAGTCCGTGCACACCAGGTCGGTCCGGGCCGACTCCAGCCGGACGGCGAGATCCAGGGGCACCTCACTCCGCTCGGGCCCCTTCGCCCCCAGGGTGTTCACATGGGTGCCGGGCGAGAGCCAGGACGCCTCGACCACGGGCACCGCACTGCTGGTCGCCAGGATCACCACGTCGCGTCCGAGCACCGCCTCCCTCGCGTCGGACGCCACCCGCACCGGTATGCCGAAAGCGCGTTCGGCGCGGGCCGCGAAGAGCCGCGCACGGCTCTGCCGGCGCGAGAACACCACCGCCTCGGCCAGTTCCCTGACCGGGCGGATCGCCCAGAGCTGCGCCCAGGCCTGGGGGCCCGCCCCCACCAGTCCGATGGTTCGCGCGTCGGGCCGTGCCCAGAGGTCCACGGCGACCGCGCCGATCGCCCCGGTCCGCCGCACCCCCAACTCATGACCGGTCACCAGCGCCCGCACCCTGCCACGGGCCGAGTCCCAGAGCGCCACCAGCTGCTCCGAGCCCGCATCGGGCCCGTAGACCCGGAAGCCGTGGCACTCGCCCTCCAACCGTCCTGCGGTGAAGACCAGTCCGCTCCCCCGCCCGAGCTCCGCCGCGAATCGGGCCGGGGCGACCAGGGCGCCCTCGTGGTGGGCCACCAGGGCGCGCCGGATCGCGGCGAGAGCGGTGGATGCGTCGAGGTGGATCCGGACATCGGCGTCGGAGAGCAGCAACGGCGAGGTGCTCGACCGCCCGTGGGGGACCTTCATGGGAATGCACCCAACCACAGCCCCGCCGAAAACGCTTGGACTGCGCGGGCGCAGGCGCGGGACACTTCGGTCTCGGCCTCCCCGTATCTCGCGCGGGGGCCTACTCGGCATGCCCTGCGACCGGAGCGGTATCCGGCGGGCTGCCGCACCACACCACGGGGGTGGGATGAAATCGCCCGGAAAGCGCGACGATTCACCGCGCAGGGGCTCGATGCTCCTCGCACTTCGATATTACGGACGGGAGTTGGCCCGGCTGCGCCGGCTGACGGCGCCCGCGATGCTGCTGCCGGCGCTGGGCAACATCGGCATCAACTACATCGCGCCGCTGGTCGTCGCCAAGCTGGTCGGCCGCATCGCCGCCAACGGCAGCATCACCGTGGGCTCGACGCTGCCCTACGTCCTCGGCTTCGGCGGTGTGCTGCTGCTCTCGGAGGCGCTGTGGCGGGTCGGCCTGCACTGCCTGAACCGCCTCGACGCCCTCGGCATTGAGCACTTGTACGTGATCGGCATGGATGAGCTGTTCGCCAAGGACGCCTCCTTCTTCCACGAGAACTTCGCCGGGTCGCTGACCAAGCGGATCCTCAGCTTCGCTTCCCGCTTCGAGGAGTTCATCGACACGCTGACGTTCTCGGTGGTGGGCAGTCTGGTGCCGCTGGTCTTCGGGTCGGTGGTGCTGTGGAGCTACCAGCCGCTGCTGGTCGTCGGCCTGCTGGCGATGATCGTGCTGACGGCGCTCTGCGTGCTGCCGCTGATCCGGCGCCGCCAGCGGCTGGTCGACCAGCGCGAGGAGGCGATCGCCCGGGTCTCGGGCCATGTCGCCGACAGCCTGATGAACATGGACACGGTCCGGGCCTTCGCCGCCGAGGAGCGCGAGGCCGCCG includes:
- a CDS encoding NAD(P)-dependent oxidoreductase, which codes for MTRTAVITGAGGLVGSELTAALLPHFDRVLALTRGEPDLPALRAAVASARPTTDSGELRLERLDALRADALTEGSLAAHGADTVAQVWNVAAELSYDSRRLRETVDANTAAPLRLLELCHPKERFFQVSTVGVTGPGQRGLRRVVREEPLWEIDAVNPYVASKLFAEHLLKARGEQLGHPVSCLRIGSVLGPRNRATGRRNKAGYFTLAEMATRALRTGRPLSLDIDPDGTPPLAHVEELAEACAELARRAAAGAAVHTHYHLGDQQLSNLRAVEAVNAELGQEVLRIGAPVTALDRAHATVNGDNLAFMDCAFRFDRTVLESHLPAAAAPRVDAPSYAGFLAREMRAGSVRSPRRAV
- a CDS encoding SDR family NAD(P)-dependent oxidoreductase, whose protein sequence is MAEPTAAGPPASDAPGARPVAIVTGGARGIGRAVVEQLVGAGFDVEFTYLTSSDPAEKLVAAMGGRARASRVDGRDPDQVARFVTDVAARGRLQALVNNQGLTVDRLVSKVTWTDLEDLLDSNVGSAVTFTHAVLPHLMRGRRGDVVFVSSQARRNARVGNTMYGVSKAALTRYAANLALEGARFNVLANVVEPGFVETDLTRSVLEGAARQKYLLEIPLRRLTRPRDVAEVVAALLLRRPSLVGAVIPVAGGAQL
- a CDS encoding L-threonylcarbamoyladenylate synthase; translated protein: MSIADSPASTAKQPNVVSPTHLNLRKAAGLIRNGGVVVAPSDTNLALTLDPWNRAAVERAFAIKRRPPTSPLTLFVRTPQEWRDYTVVPESLIVPVERLTEAFWPGPFNIILPRNTRVPDHLVCGGPTVAIGCLSNPTMQSLLEHTGGPVAMTSANLSGQADGVLVDLDLAVAQIGDSVDMVIRGGNQGTTASSTIVTLADGRFRIQRAGDITADQVRAALGDRAELLTD
- a CDS encoding ornithine cyclodeaminase family protein, which codes for MKVPHGRSSTSPLLLSDADVRIHLDASTALAAIRRALVAHHEGALVAPARFAAELGRGSGLVFTAGRLEGECHGFRVYGPDAGSEQLVALWDSARGRVRALVTGHELGVRRTGAIGAVAVDLWARPDARTIGLVGAGPQAWAQLWAIRPVRELAEAVVFSRRQSRARLFAARAERAFGIPVRVASDAREAVLGRDVVILATSSAVPVVEASWLSPGTHVNTLGAKGPERSEVPLDLAVRLESARTDLVCTDSRAQLAALDGGSLFDPSGAVELGAAAAGAHPGRTADDQVTLFCSVGLAGTEVVLAQTLAERCEADRTAREQG
- a CDS encoding fatty acid--CoA ligase family protein — protein: MTAHWIHPDAELVEHRDGRTRTLGSADLLELVRLRAEEWNRLDLAPAARVIVATGSRLGTLLDVAAAWEAGLVPVLLSDSLAPESCRILSAHTAAAAVRATPAAARSWAGAAARTVGSRDPGAVLLDLRGHQALPEQPAADPLGEPALVLATSGSTGLPKAVVHRRSSLLRNAAMHWSSVGEPEPGERYLLSQSLHFSSAFVCGVLGVLARGMQLSLLEPPFSVAAWRDAAAHSEVTHTALTPHLLLRILSAGTGMPGSLRQVTVGGDRLGRTAVGELRRSGVREVFATYGLTEAGPRVATNHLDGDPDGWDTLGEPLPGVRLRLAEHSDGPGELLVSTPTAQAGQYRDGAFSAWPEGVDVPTGDLGEPTADGTVRLVGRARRVASVSGEKVYLGLVERVLAEHPAVGAVRVDTDPDGLLAAQVLPRNGIDLDAAELRRWCRGRLRAVEIPHRLTAVSAAVQLTK
- a CDS encoding ScbR family autoregulator-binding transcription factor, translating into MAQQERAIQTRWTVLQAAAAVFAEHGYSSASMAQILASAGVTKGALYFHFPSKEHLAKAVVAEQAHLLTEGAFDAAPGMQALIDMSHMFAEGLRTDPVARGAVRLVIEYGSFSSPDPTPYLQWIEAVRGPLAQAREIGQLRAEVDIDSTAEAVVGMFTGIQLISEVLSGRADLGRRITQLWELLLPSLLVPEAMAGLRPEGSRLAVG
- a CDS encoding SDR family oxidoreductase, with the translated sequence MTTAEQTAAVRSTGLLAGRRGLVLGVVNQRSIAWGIAERLAAEGAELGFTYRSRSAGLWLERATPRLGGASWLGRCDVTDDAELAGLGTDFARSAPAGADSAPTIDFIVHAVAHGDREELAGGLAATSRKGFTECMESSVYSLIGVVQALRPHLSERASILTLSYLGSERVCHGYNVLGVAKAALESSARYLAAELGPHGTRVNVLSAGPMRTLATFGLPNFSASLAQRAERSPLGRSITTADVAGTALYLLSDLSSGVTGETVYVDAGYHIMGTWPGDPGDE